From the genome of Brassica oleracea var. oleracea cultivar TO1000 chromosome C4, BOL, whole genome shotgun sequence:
TCTTTATTTTTAATAGTTAAAACCTAAATCAAATTTATATAAACTTTTACCAATCATGCTTTAACTTTATTTTTAAAGCTACAGCAAAAAAAATTAAAGAAAATTTTTTTTAATGTATTTTAGGTAAAAACACCTAAAGCTTTCTTTTATAGGTTATAGAATCTGTGAAATAAAAAAATATCTATAATATCAAATAAATTAGATAATCATAATTAAAATCATCTATAAATATTTAGTTCAATTTTGGGTGTTGTAAAAATTATTGAAATATTTTAAATAAAATATATATTATTTACATATCACATTTTAAATAACAATAAACTTTGAGAATTTATAAAAAATATTAATATAAATTATTTAATTGATAAAAAATAATTATTTTATATATACATTACAGATTTCATATATTTTATTTTAAAATATCTACAGGCACAGCTACAACAAATTTAACTACAACAAAAGTTTCTGCAAAAAAATCTACAGTAACAACTTTACAGTTACAACCAATTTACATACGGCTAAACTTTTACAGCTAAATCTTTAGAGCCACAGTTGAACCAATCATCACCATTGTGGTGAGATACCACCCGGGGGCGGATCCAAGATGGTTTTTAGTACGGAGCACTTAACCATTTCTATAACTAAAAGCTTAATATAAATATACTTAATTAAATTTAACACTAGATGTCAATGAACAAAAAAGAATTAGGGTGAGGCACATGTCACACCTTCTAATACACTGGGACCGCCCCTGATACCATCACGAGGGCTGCTCTTAAATCAACTAGTTTAGAATTTAGTTTTATAAAAGTTAGTAATAAACTTATAATTCAAGATATCCCATACATACAATTGTATGGCGATATTTATACATTCGTGAAATTGGTCTTTGCAATATCTATTGTTTACGGTTGAATTAATACAATGGATTTTAAACCGAAAAATATATATACTAATTTAAATGGAATAGACCTATGTAATACAACAAAGAGAATTAATGTTTTTAACGCAACAAAAATTTGAAAATTGCAAGAAAATTAATAGAGTTTATACTCTATTAACAAAGACCTCTGAAAAAGATTCTTCTTCTTAATATACTCCTTGTGTTCAATGGTTTATGTATCACTTGTTATTTTTTTTTGTGTTTTTGTTATTGTGTATGTTTTCGTGTAATTGGTTTGCAATCTAATTAAAATTATTGTTGTTAAAAATAGAAAAAATAAAATTAATTAATTGTTTGTAAAATATATACTTTTTAATTACTTCCCTCCTTTAGTTATTATTATCCATGATTTATCAATTTTAAATGACGCATATATCAATTATTTTCCCAATTTAAAAAAATGAAAGAAAAAGAAAGACCCATCAGACAGCCAAAATCATAATACCTTGGATGTCAAGCATAATTGCAGAAAACATTTTTACATTAAAAAATCAAAAGAAAAATTTGACAACGCTTTTTATATCTAGCCCCTGACCAACTCGATTCAATAAAATGACAAGACCTCTCGTGATGATGAATTATTAGATTTTGTTTTTGTCGAAAGAAACATGCAGTTCTAAACTATAATAAGTAAACAAAAAGAGAGAGGGGAGAGGAAGGGAGGGACCTGGAAAATCATAGAGGAGACTGGGGTACGCTTGATGAAAGTGGTCTTGGTGTATGGTACCGATGCATGTATCATGCATCCTAATGATTCCCACATGTTTTGACTCAGTGAGTCTCCCACGAACATAACTCGTTTCCCTCTCCATTTATTCAGAAACGCTTGTCCATCGAATCTTCAATTACAAATCACATACATATATAACCTATTATTATCATCATCTTTAGGCTTAAATGCGGTGTATGTTGATGTTACATACCTTGGGATGGTGCATGAATCAGGCTGCCAAGAGTACTTGAGGAACTGTCTGTCTGGTCGACCAAATTTGAGACAATCAAACTCGCCGTCTATGAATGGACAAGTGGAGGAATCGTAGAAAGGGTAAGAAGCATCAAAAACCCACCTCCCTTGGAACAAGTTACACTCACTCGTTTGCTTCCTACCTTTCAACGCCGCTATTTTTACTCTTCCGGCGCCAGCCAACACGGTTCTGTTGCGACGATGCCTCTCATGTAGTTTCTTGTCGGAAGCCAGGGCCTGGTCGGCTCTGGACAAGATTGTGATTGTGAGAAGTGGAAGAAGAAGAAGGAACAGAGAGATGAATTTGAAACCCATCTTTCAAAGAAAAAATGTGGGTTTCTTTTTTGAAGAGGCTTTGTGATTGAATTGGGTTTATATACACACGTTTGTACTTTTACACATAACTACAGTAGTGAGTTGTGTAAAGAGATTCTTGGGTAGAGGTACCATTTGGCCATATATGTGTTTGAAACTAAGAAAAAATCCATTAGACCATGTTTATCTCTCTCCTTAATGGGGTTCTTAACACAAATTAGTGCGTGGGTTCCAGCAAAATTTTGAAAATCGGTGGCAGAAACAACAAAATAAAGATCAATTGTGGAGGGTTTTTCGTACTGTTCGCAGGCTCCACCGACACATGGCGGTCCGCGATTAGTTCGCTTTTAATTTTTTTTTTTTTCAGACAAAAAAAAATAGAAAATGCCTAAGAAACCGTGAACGGTTTCAGGGTTAATTATGCCCTTAACTCTCTAGGAAATCCACGAATTGTTAGGCTGGCAATTTTGTAATAATCAGTTGAGCATTCACATTTATAGAATTTTTTTTATTGAATATCTACTATTAAAAATAACGAAAAATAGTTTAGTAAAATAATGAAAATTGGTTCTTATATAAGAGGGTCCATAAAAACTCTTACAATATAATGTCTCTTTAATAATTGATTCATACTTTTTAATAAATCAAATACATAATGGTTTTAGCCTTTTATGATATCAATTGAATAGTTCATATACTGTTATTTTATAGACCATATAACAAATTATACACCTCTTAACTTTATTATGCATAAGATTAAATTATTTACTAATGCTACTATTTTGTGTTAAAAAATACTAATACTATTATTTAGAATTAATATTAGTAACAACTAAAATATACTATTAGCTTAGTATTTATTTTTAAAAAAAGAGTAAATATTGTGAATCTGAAATTTTTATTGCTAATTGATATATTTAAGAGAATGTAATTCTTTGATTATTTTATTTATAGTGTATTGCAATTTCTAAGTTAGCAAAATGACTCTAAATGATACACGAAGTTGGAACTGCTTGAATCAATTTAACATTTTTTCAAAAAAAAAAAGTTGAAACTGCTAATTCCTAAACAAAACCATTAAAGCAAGAGTTCTGTTGAGAGGTGTTTCCACTGAAATGTATTGTCGTAATAAAGTTGAGTTAGGAGCCTAAGAGCACCATTATCGGTTAGGTTGTTAGAAGGAAATTCTTGTCAGAAAAATATTAATATTATAGTATAATTTGTGTTTTTGACTAAAAATTATTTTCTTATAAATATTTAGACAAACAAAAAAATGACGCATGTCTTTTATAGTGTTGCAACCGGTTCTTAATGCAGTACTTTAAAAACTATTTCTCTTCATATCTCTCCAATTTTCTATTTTTTTCTTTTTTCTAAATTAGTTAGAACCCAACTAAAACATACCGATCGATGGATGTGCTCTAAGACACAAAACCAAAATTCGAGTTAATTAAATGCATTTACGATACTCTAATGTGTTTTGATATAATGTTTACGCAAGAGTTAAACGATACAAAAAGTTAAATATATACCTTGTTGGGAATATTCATTTAAAGTGATATCACTGATATGTGACGTCTACAATCGCCTACCAATGATTATTGCCACACCGTTGAAGTCACATTAGTTCTGTAATAACTATCGAAAGCAAAATAATTTTGCTCAACTCATTCAAATTATCATTTTAGGTGTGTTTCCGTGGGTCTCTCGTGAATGAATCAAAGGCATTAGTGGGACATTATGTTACTTTGATTGTCACGGGGGACCTCTTAAATCATTTTCCAGCAATTCTCACATGCTTCCATCTGTTCCTTTATTTATTTTGTCATAATTTGACAAAAACATTACTTCTATTATAAGATATGGACAGCATTCGACAGGTAACCTTGGCTATTTTTTCCCTGACTGGTTCTGTTTTGTTCATGAGTATTTTCAAAGTAGTGAGTGAATTTCACAGGAGTAGTCACATGTAAGGGAAAAAGTTATTTCACGTTTCTTTTTTTTAAATAGTTATTTCACGTTTCTTTTGGTGACATTTTGAAAGATGTTTTCAAAAATGAAACTGAAGCTTAAGCATGACTTTTCGAAAGATACTACTTTTTCTCACTCCGAATCGTCTGTTACTTTACGCATATTTATTTATTCTTTGCAGTTGATTCTTTTGAAGATTTTTGAGAATCGAGAGAAACAACAAAGCACATATTATCCCATTAAGTTGGATTATGTATCACATATCCTCTATATATCATTTGAGAAGTGACATAAACATTCATAATGTATGTGACAACTAACAAAGCTTTTTTTATAGGAATTATATTGTAATGGGCTCAAGAATCTTTTCGGGAAGAATCCATGAAAACGATCTGTATTGCAAGCAATTAATTTAGTTACATTTATAGTATAAAATATGGAAATTGTCACAAGAAATGTTTTTGAAGTTAGTGAGAAAATGAAACAGTGGAAGTGTGGATAAATCCAAGAAGTCGGTGTTCGAATAGCATTCGGCTTCCAAAATCTTTGACAGCAAGATAGGTCTAGTTTTATGTAGTCGACCCATCCTTATTATATTATGCATGTAGAGCAATGTTTATTGTTAAATGGTTATAAATGGTTTATCATTCATTGTTCAACTCGGACCCTGCCATCTTTTAGTTCGAACTACGACCACCAGAAACTGATGACCACCATTGTTCAGTCCTTACGTACTAATTAGATATATCTTATTTTGGATCGAGTTCTTAACATTCCCAACTAAGCATGATAACAGTGATAGACATGTTCAATGGGGTTGGGTTTCTAATAATAAAAAGTACTCCGGTAATCTAAATGGAGAAGAGAAGGAAAGATACAGTTTTAGATATAAAAATATCATGAGAAATTTCTTTCACATTTGTCACTCACGAATTGGTTTAATTACAAAAAAAATCTAATTATTGAATTATACTATATTTAAACATTATTATTTAATAATCTTTTGATTTTTCAACTATTAGAGATGCTCTTAAATTTTATCATTAAATTTTTAGTTAATAGATTTTTTTCTTTGAATAAATACATGTCTACCAATTCATCAAGACCATGCAAGACGTACAGAACAATACAAATACATTACAAATGTTGCTCAAAATATGCGATGTGGATTAAACCGCACCTCAACAATACATAATCAAATAATCAAAGACACTTTATAATATTGTATACCACTTTTGATATACGCACTCCATTTGAATTAGTCTATGTGTAAAATATATAACAAAAACGCTTACGCAACTGGATAAAAAGCATATTGGGCTACACCACACATGCCTTGAGGCCAAGCCACGTCTCTGCGGATCCTTATATAACCATTTTCTCCCCAAGTTTCACCCCAAGAGTTCTTAGCCAGCCAGTATTTGGTCCCGTCCTCGCTCACTCCATACCCAACAAACGTCACTGCATGATTCGAGCTAGTCCCACAAGGCCCGTCATATACTCCCCCTGAGTAATGCATGAACCCGTCCCCACTTGCGTCCATCGAGACAGAGACGGGTTGCCTCGACACGGCCTCGAGCAAGGCCCCCTCGTTGTTGCTAGGGACGGATTGGAAACCGCTGATCCGTGCAGCAGGTATTGCATTGGACCGACATCTCCCATCTGATCCTTGATAAGAGTAAGACTTCTCCGAAGCGATGCCTCGGTTTTGGATTATATAGTTGAAAGCATCCGACATTATCCCACCGTTGCAGCCTTGGTCGTACTCTCTGTCGCAGTCTAGAAGCTGTTGTTCGGACAAAGACACGAGCTTCCCGTGGGCGATCTTAGTCACACCTTCCACTGCTGCTACAGATGAAAACGCCCAGCAACATCCTGTGCATATATAGACCTCTTATCAATTGGATGCTCTCATAGAAGGAACAACCATATATATTCTCTTTAGCCCTAAACTAACTTGGACATCAAGTTAATTATAATTAATATTTTGGTGCAATTATAATTTGCCTTTGCATTCATTTTAATTTAAACGATATTTTTACATTTGTTTTAGCTGTTAGAAAAGAAGCATTACCGCATTGGCCTTGGTATTTGACTGGAGTGACAGCTCCTTCACTCCTCCAGTCCTTGCTCTCGACTACCACGTCACTGACGTCCCACGACCTAGACGACATCGTTGCGTCGACCACTTTGGATGGGGATTTTCGAGTTATGTTCTTCAGTCCGGTGTGCATTGCTAGGAACTCCTCACTGGTCCAATCGGCGAATGCATTGACACTAAGCTTGTAGCTCTTGTTCGCTTTTTCGTTGAAGTTCTCAACGAACTTCATGTTCTTTTTAAACACATCGCGTCTCATCTGTTTCTCGAGCTCATCGTGGTAAACACGAGAAAATCGAGACATCCATTGTTCATGTTTATCAACCATCGACGGCACATGGAAGGTTACAGTACGAGACGTAGCTTGAGATATTCTGAAACTTGTGAAAAGAATGGTCAAAAGAGTGACCAAGACTATGATCGATGTCATTTTGCTTTTTGAGAATGGAGAGAATTGAAGGAAGAGTAATGCTTTTTTTCGGGGTTATGATTAGTGGTGGTGGAGGAGTGAGGATAGATTGAAGAGTATTTATAGATTTAGGATTAAACTATGAGATCCAATCATATGTAAGAAAATGCAAGTTGACTTGAATCCATTTGATGTGATGTTAATACTTTGCAGTTTGCATTACTTGCGCCGTAATGTCTCGACGAAAAACTTCCCCATTTGTATATCTTATATGTTTAACTTCCTTATTTGTATTTTGGTTCATTTTGTGATTTTGATATATCTGGTCCGAATATATGTTAAACTAAAAATTATTTTACAAAAATTCAAATTTAAAACATATATTTCGAAATTATCTAAAAAATATTTTTTATTTTTTGTTATTTATATATCTATAAAGTAAGAAGTAGAAATTAAAATTTTTGGGTCATTTTATTTCTTAAGATCTTTTTTGTGACAAAAACTTTTTTAAAAGTTGTTTAAGAATTGCCTTATAATTGAAATGATTTTCTTTCCTTTTTTTTCTACTACCATTAATTTTTTACTTTAAAAGTTAATAACAATCAACAGAATTCTATACACAAGTAATGAAAATCTATGTAAAAGTATTTGATAAAATTTGTTAAATCTAGTTAACTTGTAAAATACTCTCAACTATTAAAAACATCAAATTCCACAGAAATTCATGTTCCAATAACCTCCCCTAATTTTTATTGGTTTATGTAATAATTTAAGTAGTGTTGAGTAGGCCTGGGACTTTTATCCGAGATCCGGATTCGATCCGGATCCGATCCGAAAATCAGGATATCCGGAGGGGCCGAATCCGGATCCGGATAGTAAAATGGTGGATCCGGAATTCTTATTTTTAAGTCCGGATATCCGGATCCGTAAGTTTTATTAATAAATATTTCAAAAATAGTAATATTTATATATAAAAATTAATTTTATTTAATATATGTCATTTTTATAATAGTATATATAAATTTTATGTAAATTTTGTAATATTATGCATAGAAATAATTAAAAACATTATATGTATATTTTTTAAGAAATTATTGTTAATATTTTTTATATATATTAATATTATTTTCTATTTATTTTAATGATCCAAATCCGGATCCGGATATCCGCCGGATATTACAATTTTTAGAAGTATCCGGATAAAGATAGTAAAATTATGGATCCGCCGGATAAGGATCCGGATCCGGATACCTTGAAATTGCTCGGATATCCGATCCGTCCCAGGCTTAGTGTTGAGCTACATATATTAGAAATACCTCTACGTTTTTTCCGGTTTCTTATATTTTATATTTTTCTAAATGAGTGAGAGGAAAAACTTTTATTTCCCCACTTGGAGTTCCGTTTCGCTTGTACTTTGAGCAAATTCCACAAAATAATTGATTATGTTTAAAAAAAATATATAGTACTATAAGACTTGGAATAATGAATGACATACAAATCACTACTATATAAAAGGTGCTAATTTTGGAGCTTCTAAGGGGTGCCACATGGGTAGAAATATTCCCCACCAATCAATCTGCCAGGTCATTGCGGACTGGACTTGGAATAAAAAAGTTAAGTTACATTCTCAGCCCATTTAAACCATTTCGCAGCCCAATCCAGAGCCTGTCTTGATACGGGTCGTGTTATATCGTCTTCTCGATCCCGTTTCTCTTTAAAAAAAAATCACTCATCTTCCCTAACCCTAATCGCCGTATCGATTCTCTTCCTCTCCCCCAACTCCTCCCGCATAACGCCTCCGATGAGAGTGCTGGTACTTCAATGTTCTCCCATAAATCCTCCATTCAAGATCCCTACGGACCCGCCNNNNNNNNNNNNNNNNNNNNNNNNNNNNNNNNNNNNNNNNNNNNNNNNNNNNNNNNNNNNNNNNNNNNNNNNNNNNNNNNNNNNNNNNNNNNNNNNNNNNNNNNNNNNNNNNNNNNNNNNNNNNNNNNNNNNNNNNNNNNNNNNNNNNNNNNNNNNNNNNNNNNNNNNNNNGCCACATCCCCCATCCGGCTCGATGATATCTAGATCCCTATTTATACCCTTATCACTCTTCCCTCAGATCGTTAAATCCATACCCTTATCATGGCAAAAACATATTTGCCTTTGTTTGAATCAGCTCTAGGGCGTCGTCAACGTTTATACGAGTGGGCTTGACATCGATCAAAGCAGTACAATCATGTTTGGCAGACAATGAAGGTTTTGGATGGAGTCCACACGCGGTCTCGGATCCATTTAGTCTCGGATCCATTTGGTGATGCTTTCCAATGGCTGGAGATGTAGGAGAAACTAACGACAGATTCTTCAAGGTAAGGCCTGATTTCGTAAATATTTGGTAGGAGATCCATAGACACCGTCAAAATCTCAAAACTTTAATTGGATTTTTTTTAAATGTTAATTTTAGGACTTAGTCAGGTGAAGCAGCGGTGGATCAGGAGGATAAGATAGTTGTGCCTCCAAGGAAGGAGCATGAGGTAGAGAAGAAAAAAAAACGGAGCATGAACATGAGTCAGAGTTTGGAGAAGAAAAAGAAAGTAAGGAGAGGAAGGAGAAACCGTTAAAGGAGATAGAGATGGAGAATGCGGCATACAACGGTACAATTTTATCTGATTTGCTTGGTAAGTGGTTAAGTCTAAATGTGATCATGTTTGATTGCTGTGAAAAAAGCTTAGTGTTCTCTCTTTGACTCATCCCTCCATCTGTGCTTTCTTGGTCTTGCAAAGGTTTTTCTCACACATTTTCAATTATCAAATTTGATTTTTTTTTTTTTGTTTTCTAGCTGTCACATTAAAAATTCAAGTCTGATACAAAAACCCAGAGTTGCTGGTATCATTGGCAACTTCATTCAGATTTGACAAAAGGTTAACATAGAAAGTACAATATAATTGGTTAATGCTACGTGAAGCTATAACAAAAACACTCAGATCATGATCATGTTCTGTACATATTAGGAACTATCAGTAGTTACCAGTCCAAAGCAACTTTTGTTGCTTACAAGCAGTGTTCTGGGAATAAAATGGATAAGATTAATGAGATCTTAAGTTTGGCTTACATAGATGTTTTTTTATCATGAAATGCTTCATGTTGTTGTTATATTATAGATTTTGGCTTCTCTTTTGATGTATCAAAAACTCGATGTTCCAATTCAACTTTGGAAAAAGTTATGAAAATAAACAATAATCAAAGTTTTATTGATTTCAAATGTTATGATGTATTCTTTACGTAACTTTTGTTTAAGGTATAATTTGAGATACTGTAACTTTGTCTATTGTGTCACTATCACATACCAAAATATCATTTACAAATTACAACTAAATCCCCGCGCTTACGCGGGATCAGCATCCTAGTATGTTTTAAAAAGATATGATATTGCCGTAGTTTTGAGCCGAATCCAAAAACGCAAAAATTTACAAATGTTTCTTCTCTACAACACGAGTTCACCATGATCTTGGTCCAATGTTATTTCAAGAATTTCACCAAGTAATATTTTTGGTTAGGATCCTCGACATCATAGTGTATATAACAAGAGTAGTTTATGTTAAAAAGATAAAATTAAGTATAATGCTTTTTTTTTTCAAACATGTACATTTCTTTTTTGGCCTGTACTTTACATATTTCGTAATAAATTCTGTTAGAAAGTTACTTGTTTATATTATTTATATCCGCAACCAAACACAAATTGTCTTAGACATTATTATAT
Proteins encoded in this window:
- the LOC106340739 gene encoding ervatamin-B-like, with product MTSIIVLVTLLTILFTSFRISQATSRTVTFHVPSMVDKHEQWMSRFSRVYHDELEKQMRRDVFKKNMKFVENFNEKANKSYKLSVNAFADWTSEEFLAMHTGLKNITRKSPSKVVDATMSSRSWDVSDVVVESKDWRSEGAVTPVKYQGQCGCCWAFSSVAAVEGVTKIAHGKLVSLSEQQLLDCDREYDQGCNGGIMSDAFNYIIQNRGIASEKSYSYQGSDGRCRSNAIPAARISGFQSVPSNNEGALLEAVSRQPVSVSMDASGDGFMHYSGGVYDGPCGTSSNHAVTFVGYGVSEDGTKYWLAKNSWGETWGENGYIRIRRDVAWPQGMCGVAQYAFYPVA